A single genomic interval of Dysidea avara chromosome 8, odDysAvar1.4, whole genome shotgun sequence harbors:
- the LOC136264937 gene encoding stAR-related lipid transfer protein 5-like, with amino-acid sequence MAEGLSTDYWQMICDHRDKVLALIKETDWMEVKNKAGVIIRYRDTDQGRMLYVEAELNIPPATARRYVTPGGLRDKFLKKKPIKELKVIQQADKYILAYEVIHGALLGIISERDVVSVYGGEDECDFGAYMMGPSIEHPDYPPQSVPVRAVKHISGQLFMRVDGDPNKCVLHSVRLVDLGGMVPVSVIQSYQPKMALDSMNELKQAIANKFHEKN; translated from the coding sequence ATGGCGGAAGGATTGTCCACTGATTACTGGCAGATGATATGCGACCATCGCGATAAAGTACTGGCCCTTATAAAAGAGACGGACTGGATGGAAGTGAAGAACAAGGCCGGGGTTATTATTAGGTACAGAGACACCGATCAAGGGAGAATGCTCTATGTAGAAGCTGAACTGAACATTCCGCCAGCTACCGCCAGGCGATACGTGACCCCAGGAGGATTACGTGACAAATTCTTAAAAAAGAAACCAATTAAAGAGCTCAAAGTTATACAACAGGCAGACAAATACATTCTTGCCTATGAAGTGATTCACGGTGCTTTGCTTGGGATTATTTCTGAACGAGACGTAGTTTCCGTGTACGGTGGTGAAGATGAGTGTGATTTTGGTGCCTACATGATGGGTCCAAGCATTGAGCATCCTGATTACCCTCCTCAGAGCGTACCAGTACGAGCGGTCAAGCACATATCGGGACAACTGTTCATGCGTGTAGATGGAGATCCGAACAAGTGTGTCTTACATTCAGTGCGTCTTGTCGACTTGGGTGGAATGGTGCCAGTGTCTGTAATACAGTCTTATCAACCAAAAATGGCATTGGATAGTATGAATGAACTGAAGCAAGCTATTGCTAACAAATTTCATGAGAAAAATTGA
- the LOC136264938 gene encoding stAR-related lipid transfer protein 5-like encodes MAEGDSSPDYWQMICDHRDKILAFIKETDWTEVKNKDGIRITYKDTGQGRMFHIETELNVPPATARRYFTPGPQGLRDKFARKNIKDFKVVHEADKYIIAHEIFAGNMIVSDRDMVCVYGGEDQCDIGAYMVHSSVEHPDCPPQPKPVRATKHIAGQMLLRVDGDPNKCVFHGVALVDMGGMMPASMVQSFQPKKMFENATQLKQAIANKFHEAN; translated from the coding sequence ATGGCAGAAGGCGACTCGTCCCCGGATTACTGGCAGATGATCTGTGACCATCGCGATAAGATCCTGGCCTTTATAAAAGAGACAGACTGGACTGAAGTGAAGAACAAGGATGGGATCAGAATTACGTACAAAGATACGGGTCAGGGGAGAATGTTCCACATAGAAACTGAACTGAACGTTCCGCCAGCTACGGCCAGGCGATACTTCACTCCAGGACCACAAGGATTGCGCGATAAATTCGCAAGGAAAAACATCAAAGATTTTAAGGTCGTACATGAAGCAGACAAGTACATTATTGCCCACGAAATATTTGCGGGAAATATGATTGTTTCAGATCGAGAcatggtgtgtgtgtatggtggTGAAGACCAGTGTGATATTGGTGCCTACATGGTCCATTCAAGTGTTGAACATCCTGACTGTCCCCCACAGCCTAAACCTGTACGAGCAACCAAACACATAGCGGGACAAATGCTCTTGCGAGTAGATGGAGACCCGAACAAGTGTGTCTTCCACGGAGTGGCTCTTGTGGACATGGGAGGAATGATGCCAGCATCAATGGTGCAGTCTTTTCAACCAAAGAAGATGTTTGAAAATGCTActcaactgaaacaagctattgCTAACAAATTTCACGAGGCAAACTGA